The Cryptococcus deuterogattii R265 chromosome 3, complete sequence genome has a segment encoding these proteins:
- a CDS encoding ribosome biogenesis ATPase, giving the protein MSGLPSLNSGITAAWNTNPLPQKKRTRRAIPLNDISATDTPADSPAASVSASASASASAQDAQPTPTPPAPRRKRPRPDPSAIAAKYAPPDLDLGALGGLQPQITQLLEIAALALFHPEIYLHTGVPRPKGVLLHGVPGGGKTQLVKCLAGEMKLPFISVSAPSIVSGMSGESEKTLRDTFDEAKKIAPCILFLDEVDAITPKRENAQREMERRIVAQLLTCMDDLAASEEPVIIIGATNRPDSLDPALRRAGRFDHEIEMGVPSQEGREQILKVLCSKLRLSGDVDFRQLAKATPGYIGADLTALTTEAGVFAVKRIFNRGICNGLSTSTGAEEIPEPDGAGIEAMMIDDRDTPFANLPEDVKKTPIAKFLMSHPTALTSDQLSTISLTPADFLAALKIVQPSAKREGFATIPDVTWSDIGALSQTRDELHMAIVQPIRHPELFSVVGIDAPSGVLLWGPPGCGKTLLAKAVANESRANFISVKGPELLNKYVGESERAVRQVFARARSSSPCVIFFDELDALVPRRDDSMSESSARVVNTLLTELDGLDARKAVYVIGATNRPDMIDPAMVRPGRLDKLLYVDLPSPSERFEILKTHTKKTPINEDSWENIKEIVMSDKCDGFSGADIAALVREAATLALRAALESIGAFETPAEAEPEGVERKTDSVKVTAQHFARAAQKTLPSVSREQRLKYERMRDKYAGVPTRGRKQREAEAAAASAATSGGAGGGAGAVAKVEGEGMDVDEMGGARGGVKEKAFVA; this is encoded by the exons ATGAGCGGGCTTCCCTCTCTCAATTCGGGCATCACCGCAGCCTGGAACACGAACCCGTTGccacagaagaagaggacacGAAGGGCGATCCCCCTCAACGACATTTCCGCCACAGATACCCCCGCCGACTCCCCTGCCGCCTCCGtctccgcctccgcctctgCGTCTGCGTCCGCCCAGGATGCCCAGCCAACGCCCACGCCCCCGGCtccgaggaggaagagaccACGCCCCGACCCATCTGCTATCGCTGCAAAGTATGCACCTCCGGACCTCGACCTCGGCGCACTCGGTGGACTCCAGCCTCAGATCACCCAGTTACTCGAAATCGCCGCCCTCGCCCTTTTCCACCCGGAGATCTACTTGCATACGGGTGTCCCCAGGCCAAAGGGTGTGCTGCTTCATGGTGTGCCTGGTGGTGGTAAGACACAGCTGGTAAAGTGCTTGGCAGGT GAGATGAAGTTGCCTTTTATCTCGGTATCCGCACCGTCCATAGTATCCGGCATGTCGGGCGAGTCTGAAAAGACGTTGAGAGATACATTCGATGAAGCCAAG AAAATCGCACCGTGTATCCTCTTTTTGGACGAAGTCGACGCCATCACCCCCAAACGTGAAAATGCTCAACGGGAAATGGAACGCCGTATCGTAGCTCAGCTCTTGACATGTATGGATGACCTCGCGGCGAGCGAAGAGcctgtcatcatcattggtGCGACGAACCGGCCTGATTCGTTGGATCCAGCGCTGCGACGTGCGGGAAGGTTTGATCATGAGATTGAAATGGGTGTGCCATCACAAGAGGGTCGAGAGCA AATTCTCAAGGTGCTTTGCTCCAAGCTGCGTCTCTCGGGCGACGTCGATTTCCGACAGCTCGCCAAGGCTACCCCAGGATACATTGGCGCAGACCTTACCGCTCTTACCACCGAAGCAGGTGTCTTTGCCGTCAAGCGCATCTTTAATCGCGGTATATGCAATGGTCTCAGTACCAGTACTGGTGCAGAAGAGATCCCGGAACCAGATGGCGCAGGTATAGAAGCCATGATGATTGACGACCGCGATACACCTTTTGCCAACCTGCCCGAGGATGTCAAGAAAACTCCCATCGCCAAATTCCTCATGTCCCACCCAACCGCCTTAACTTCCGACCAactctccaccatctcccTCACCCCTGCCGATTTCCTTGCCGCCCTGAAAATCGTCCAGCCTTCCGCCAAGCGTGAAGGTTTCGCCACCATCCCCGACGTCACTTGGTCGGATATCGGTGCGCTCAGTCAGACTCGGGATGAACTGCACATGGCTATCGTGCAGCCTATACGGCACCCGGAACTGTTTAGCGTAGTAGGTATCGATGCGCCAAGTGGTGTCTTGCTTTGGGGACCACCAGGTTGTGGTAAAACACTTTTAGCCAAGGCTGTCGCGAATGAGAGTCGAGCAAATTTTATCTCTGTCAAGGGCCCAGAGCTGCTCAATAAG TATGTTGGTGAGAGTGAGAGAGCTGTGAGACAAGTGTTTGCTCGTGCGcgatcatcttctccttgtgtcatcttctttgacgAACTGGACGCTCTTGTGCCTCGTCGAGACGATTCCATG TCTGAATCCTCAGCAAGAGTAGTCAACACGCTTCTTACCGAACTCGATGGTCTCGACGCTCGTAAAGCCGTCTACGTCATTGGCGCTACTAACCGTCCCGACATGATTGACCCGGCCATGGTCCGACCCGGTCGTCTGGACAAGCTCCTCTACGTTGACTTGCCTTCACCTTCTGAACGTTTCGAAATCCTCAAAACACACACCAAGAAGACGCCTATCAACGAGGATTCATGGGAAAATATCAAGGAAATCGTCATGTCCGACAAGTGCGATGGCTTTTCCGGTGCAGACATTGCTGCGCTCGTTAGGGAAGCGGCTACACTCGCACTTCGAGCCGCTTTGGAGAGTATAGGCGCATTCGAAACGCCAGCAGAGGCCGAGCCAGAAGGGGTCGAGCGAAAGACGGATTCTGTCAAAGTCACAGCCCAACATTTCGCCCGTGCGGCGCAAAAGACATTACCAAGTGTGTCGCGAGAGCAAAGGTTGAAATatgagaggatgagggacAAGTATGCGGGTGTGCCTACCAGGGGGAGGAAACAGcgagaagctgaagctgctgccgcttCTGCCGCGACGTCAGGAGGTGCTGGCGGTGGAGCGGGAGCGGTGGCcaaggtggaaggagaagggatggacgTTGATGAGATGGGTGGGGCAAGAGGGGGtgtgaaagaaaaggcatTTGTCGCTTAG
- a CDS encoding DNA repair protein RAD51 has protein sequence MSREQEQDPFVNQQGEEAEEEDFESLAPLLVAKLQEVGISAQDTKKLSDAGFHTVEAVAFTPKKTLCTIKGISEQKADKILAEGEFRTGKSQLCHTLAVTCQLPVSMGGGEGKCLYIDTEGTFRPVRMLAVAERYGLDGEEVLDNIAYARAYNADHQLQLLVQASAMMAESRFSLLIVDSCTSLYRTDFSGRGELSARQMHLAKFLRTLMRLADEFGVAVVVTNQVVAQVDGGQFAVADAKKPIGGNIMAHASTTRLNLRKGRGTSRVCKIVDSPCLPEAEAIFAINPNGIGDPEELQE, from the exons atgTCAAGAGAACAAGAGCAAGACCCATTTGTCAACCAGCAGGGCGAAGAggccgaggaggaagatttcGAATCGCTGGCTCCTCTCCTGGTGGCCAAACTCCAG GAAGTAGGTATATCTGCGCAAGATACGAAAAAACTTTCAGATGCGGGTTTCCACACTGTCGAAGCAGTTGCGTTTACGCCCAAGAAGACGTTATGCACGATCAAGGGGATCAGCGAGCAAAAAGCGGACAAGATTCTTGCGGAAG GTGAATTCAGGACTGGGAAATCTCAGCTGTGTCATACGCTTGCTGTGACGTGTCAA CTCCCCGTGTCgatgggtggtggtgagggaAAATGTCTATACATTGATACGGAAGGCACGTTCCGACCTGTCCGTATGCTTGCGGTTGCCGAACGATATGGTCTTGATGGCGAAGAGGTGCTTGATAATATCGCCTATGCGAGGGCGTACAATGCCGATCACCAGTTACAGTTGTTGGTCCAAGCGAGTGCCATGATGGCCGAGTCTAG GTTCTCGCTTTTGATTGTCGATTCGTGTACTTCACTCTACCGAACAGATTTCTCGGGTCGAGGAGAGCTTTCCGCTAGACAAATGCATTTGGCAAAGTTTTTGAGAACATTGATGAGATTGGCCGATGAA TTTGGTGTGGCTGTGGTTGTCACAAATCAGGTTGTCGCCCAGGTCGATGGTGGACAGTTTGCAGTCGCCGACGCCAAGAAGCCAAT TGGTGGTAATATTATGGCTCACGCATCGACTACTCGACTTAATTTGCGAAAGGGCCGTGGAACATCACGAGTGTGCAAGATTGTTGACAGTCCCTGTCTTCCAGAAGCCGAAGCCATCTTTGCCATCAA CCCCAATGGTATTGGAGATCCCGAAGAATTGCAAGAGTAG